In one Balaenoptera musculus isolate JJ_BM4_2016_0621 chromosome 20, mBalMus1.pri.v3, whole genome shotgun sequence genomic region, the following are encoded:
- the SLC16A11 gene encoding monocarboxylate transporter 11 isoform X1, with protein sequence MTPKPAGPPDGGWGWVVAAAAFAVNGLSYGLLRSLGLALPDLAEHFDRSAQDTAWVSALALAVQQAASPVGSALSTRWGARPVVMVGGVLTSLGFVFSAFARSLLHLYLGLGVLAGSGWALVFAPALGTLSRYFSRRRVLAVGLALTGNGASSLLLAPALQLLLDNFGWRGALLLLGAITLHLTPCGALLRPLALPGDPLGPPRSPLAALGLGLFTRRAFLVFAVGTALVGGGYFVPYVHLAPHALDRGLGGYGAVLVVAVAAVGDAGARLLCGWLADQGWVPLPRLLAMFGALTGLGLLAVGLVPVVGNEESWGGPLLAAAGAYGLSAGSYAPLVFGVLPGLVGIGGVVQATGLVMMLMSLGGLLGPPLSGFLRDETGDFTASFLVCGSFILSGSFIYVGLPSALPSCRPASHPGTAPPERGELLPDPQVALLPPGGPHSTLDTTC encoded by the exons ATGACCCCCAAGCCAGCCGGACCCCCGGAcgggggctggggctgggtggTGGCGGCCGCAGCCTTCGCGGTGAATGGGCTCTCCTACGGACTGTTACGCTCCCTGGGCCTCGCCCTCCCTGACCTCGCGGAGCATTTTGACCGAAGCGCTCAGGACACTGCGTGGGTCAGCGCCCTGGCCCTGGCCGTGCAGCAGGCAGCCA GCCCAGTGGGCAGCGCCCTGAGCACCCGCTGGGGGGCGCGCCCCGTGGTGATGGTTGGGGGCGTCCTCACCTCGCTCGGCTTCGTCTTCTCGGCTTTCGCCCGCAGTCTGCTGCACCTCTACCTTGGCCTGGGCGTCCTTGCTG GCTCCGGCTGGGCCCTGGTGTTCGCCCCTGCCCTCGGGACCCTCTCCCGTTACTTCTCCCGCCGTCGAGTCTTGGCCGTGGGGCTGGCACTCACGGGCAACGGGGCCTCCTCGCTGCTTCTGGCGCCCGCCTTGCAGCTCCTCCTCGATAATTTCGGCTGGCGGGGCGCCCTGCTCCTCCTTGGCGCCATTACCCTCCACCTCACCCCCTGTGGCGCCCTGCTGCGACCCCTGGCGCTACCTGGAGACCCCCTGGGCCCACCCCGAAGCCCCCTAGCTGCCCTCGGCCTAGGTCTCTTCACACGGCGGGCCTTCTTAGTTTTTGCTGTAGGCACGGCCTTGGTGGGGGGCGGGTACTTCGTCCCCTACGTGCACCTGGCCCCTCACGCTTTAGATCGGGGCCTGGGGGGGTATGGGGCGGTGCTGGTGGTGGCGGTGGCTGCCGTGGGGGACGCGGGCGCCCGGCTGCTCTGCGGGTGGCTGGCGGACCAGGGTTGGGTGCCCCTCCCGCGGTTGCTGGCGATGTTCGGGGCCCTGACAGGGCTAGGGCTGCTGGCGGTGGGTCTGGTGCCGGTGGTGGGGAACGAGGAGAGCTGGGGGGGCCCCCTGCTGGCCGCGGCTGGGGCCTACGGGCTGAGCGCCGGAAGTTACGCCCCGTTGGTTTTCGGCGTGCTCCCGGGGCTGGTGGGCATCGGAGGTGTGGTACAGGCCACCGGGCtggtgatgatgctgatgagCCTCGGGGGGCTTCTGGGCCCTCCCCTGTCAG gCTTCCTAAGGGATGAGACAGGAGACTTCACCGCCTCCTTCCTCGTGTGCGGCTCTTTCATCCTCTCTGGCAGCTTCATCTACGTGGGGCTGCCCAGTGCGCTGCCCTCTTGCCGTCCAGCCTCACATCCAGGCACCGCACCCCCTGAGAGGGGGGAGCTGCTCCCCGACCCTCAGGTTGCCCTGCTCCCCCCAGGAGGCCCTCACTCCACTCTGGACACCACTTGTTGA
- the SLC16A11 gene encoding monocarboxylate transporter 11 isoform X2 — MVGGVLTSLGFVFSAFARSLLHLYLGLGVLAGSGWALVFAPALGTLSRYFSRRRVLAVGLALTGNGASSLLLAPALQLLLDNFGWRGALLLLGAITLHLTPCGALLRPLALPGDPLGPPRSPLAALGLGLFTRRAFLVFAVGTALVGGGYFVPYVHLAPHALDRGLGGYGAVLVVAVAAVGDAGARLLCGWLADQGWVPLPRLLAMFGALTGLGLLAVGLVPVVGNEESWGGPLLAAAGAYGLSAGSYAPLVFGVLPGLVGIGGVVQATGLVMMLMSLGGLLGPPLSGFLRDETGDFTASFLVCGSFILSGSFIYVGLPSALPSCRPASHPGTAPPERGELLPDPQVALLPPGGPHSTLDTTC, encoded by the exons ATGGTTGGGGGCGTCCTCACCTCGCTCGGCTTCGTCTTCTCGGCTTTCGCCCGCAGTCTGCTGCACCTCTACCTTGGCCTGGGCGTCCTTGCTG GCTCCGGCTGGGCCCTGGTGTTCGCCCCTGCCCTCGGGACCCTCTCCCGTTACTTCTCCCGCCGTCGAGTCTTGGCCGTGGGGCTGGCACTCACGGGCAACGGGGCCTCCTCGCTGCTTCTGGCGCCCGCCTTGCAGCTCCTCCTCGATAATTTCGGCTGGCGGGGCGCCCTGCTCCTCCTTGGCGCCATTACCCTCCACCTCACCCCCTGTGGCGCCCTGCTGCGACCCCTGGCGCTACCTGGAGACCCCCTGGGCCCACCCCGAAGCCCCCTAGCTGCCCTCGGCCTAGGTCTCTTCACACGGCGGGCCTTCTTAGTTTTTGCTGTAGGCACGGCCTTGGTGGGGGGCGGGTACTTCGTCCCCTACGTGCACCTGGCCCCTCACGCTTTAGATCGGGGCCTGGGGGGGTATGGGGCGGTGCTGGTGGTGGCGGTGGCTGCCGTGGGGGACGCGGGCGCCCGGCTGCTCTGCGGGTGGCTGGCGGACCAGGGTTGGGTGCCCCTCCCGCGGTTGCTGGCGATGTTCGGGGCCCTGACAGGGCTAGGGCTGCTGGCGGTGGGTCTGGTGCCGGTGGTGGGGAACGAGGAGAGCTGGGGGGGCCCCCTGCTGGCCGCGGCTGGGGCCTACGGGCTGAGCGCCGGAAGTTACGCCCCGTTGGTTTTCGGCGTGCTCCCGGGGCTGGTGGGCATCGGAGGTGTGGTACAGGCCACCGGGCtggtgatgatgctgatgagCCTCGGGGGGCTTCTGGGCCCTCCCCTGTCAG gCTTCCTAAGGGATGAGACAGGAGACTTCACCGCCTCCTTCCTCGTGTGCGGCTCTTTCATCCTCTCTGGCAGCTTCATCTACGTGGGGCTGCCCAGTGCGCTGCCCTCTTGCCGTCCAGCCTCACATCCAGGCACCGCACCCCCTGAGAGGGGGGAGCTGCTCCCCGACCCTCAGGTTGCCCTGCTCCCCCCAGGAGGCCCTCACTCCACTCTGGACACCACTTGTTGA